From the genome of Gemmatimonas phototrophica, one region includes:
- a CDS encoding S41 family peptidase: MTSNMTRVLPPLLAATAVAALLASCVPVAPAPVPLGPSVREVDAPRAVVAMPPAPADSEPPPEASDSAGVSRLLRLSYVWHLASLHHPAVAVRGAPLDSAFIRAVTLVRRATTPADLDVAYARFLAALNDPLTRVERGDTTSGASLPAVTTINAERTRDSILVLQVPSATRYEESAAVGVRQALAAVPARVVLDLRTSAPGALADSVDAFVARTQLVERLASVPFTLSGVRVRRVGGARELAGAWRYDDSWLGRDGALVAPINAAPRRVVVLANANTVLPRGVLGLLASGRATLVAEQVVPDDALVPSVRIAVGEGLFVRLRTGELLHADGSSGIVIDTLVSRAATPADSAPAVKAALAMLRTSRFVRASRLAPVRARAVLPGYYDADPYPYMGSRVLGGARLWSAMRARHAHRDLYDDDIDAVFERALPRLESARYATEYASTMLSFASSFDDAQVSLQGATVDTVRGMATVPFRVRWADGRAIITDVIADSTTRALGIVAGQEVVAADGYPIPAWMQEHRRSISAPNDWSRQQQLAMLMARGTPGSSLFRLRDVTNRERQLNVPRSAAYVALQPQAERPWQSASLSLPNGIAYLDLNRLTDQTVDAELQKHRSARAWVLDLRGSLSDSGVVGATVLRTVRARAVAVVARELHRYQSAPCLVETLRDAAQQCPDEREVRSRVSRGDTTGRYTGRLVALVDERTSGAMERLALTLEATTDVTFVGSTSAGSPAEAVSIPLPGGLTVTVPAAELRRSDGSQWQRVGLTPLIDARLTLRSYRNGTDEVLQRAQEWLAQQLDGRASRRR, encoded by the coding sequence ATGACGTCTAATATGACGCGAGTTCTGCCGCCGTTGCTGGCGGCCACCGCCGTGGCAGCGCTGCTGGCCTCCTGCGTGCCGGTTGCGCCGGCGCCGGTGCCCTTGGGCCCGTCGGTGCGGGAAGTGGATGCCCCCCGTGCGGTAGTCGCCATGCCGCCGGCACCCGCCGATTCCGAGCCGCCGCCCGAGGCCTCCGACTCGGCGGGCGTGTCCCGCCTGCTGCGGCTGTCGTACGTGTGGCACCTCGCGTCGTTGCATCACCCGGCGGTGGCGGTCCGCGGCGCGCCCCTCGATTCGGCGTTCATCCGCGCGGTCACGCTGGTACGCCGTGCCACCACCCCCGCCGATCTGGATGTGGCGTATGCGCGCTTCCTGGCGGCGCTCAACGATCCGCTCACCCGCGTGGAGCGGGGCGATACCACAAGCGGCGCGTCGCTCCCGGCGGTGACCACCATCAACGCCGAACGCACCCGCGACAGCATTCTGGTGCTGCAGGTCCCCTCGGCCACGCGCTACGAGGAAAGCGCGGCGGTGGGCGTACGACAGGCGCTCGCTGCCGTGCCGGCGCGCGTGGTGCTCGACCTGCGTACCAGTGCTCCCGGTGCGTTGGCCGACAGCGTAGATGCCTTTGTGGCACGCACGCAGCTGGTGGAGCGACTGGCGTCGGTGCCCTTTACGCTCAGTGGTGTGCGCGTACGACGGGTGGGTGGCGCACGCGAATTGGCTGGCGCCTGGCGCTACGATGACAGCTGGCTCGGGCGCGATGGGGCGCTGGTGGCGCCCATCAATGCGGCGCCGCGCCGCGTGGTGGTGCTGGCCAACGCCAACACGGTATTGCCGCGTGGCGTACTGGGGCTGCTGGCCAGTGGCCGCGCCACGCTGGTGGCGGAACAGGTGGTGCCTGATGATGCGCTAGTGCCCAGCGTGCGCATTGCGGTGGGCGAAGGACTCTTCGTGCGACTGCGCACCGGCGAACTGCTGCACGCCGACGGCAGTAGCGGCATTGTGATTGACACGCTGGTGTCACGTGCCGCCACTCCCGCCGACAGTGCACCGGCCGTGAAGGCGGCGCTCGCCATGCTGCGGACCTCGCGCTTCGTGCGCGCCTCGCGGCTGGCGCCGGTGCGGGCGCGGGCGGTATTGCCCGGGTACTACGACGCGGATCCGTATCCCTACATGGGATCACGGGTACTGGGCGGCGCACGGCTATGGAGCGCCATGCGGGCGCGGCACGCGCACCGGGATTTGTACGACGATGACATAGACGCCGTCTTCGAGCGGGCGTTGCCGCGACTGGAGTCCGCGCGCTACGCCACCGAATACGCATCCACGATGCTCAGCTTTGCCAGCTCCTTCGACGACGCCCAGGTGTCGCTGCAGGGAGCGACGGTGGACACCGTGCGAGGCATGGCCACGGTGCCATTTCGGGTGCGCTGGGCGGACGGGCGTGCCATCATCACCGATGTCATTGCCGATTCCACGACGCGCGCGTTGGGCATTGTCGCGGGGCAGGAAGTCGTGGCCGCCGATGGCTATCCCATTCCAGCCTGGATGCAGGAACATCGGCGCAGTATCTCGGCGCCCAACGATTGGTCGCGGCAGCAACAGTTGGCGATGCTCATGGCGCGTGGTACACCGGGTAGTTCGTTGTTCCGGTTGCGCGACGTGACCAATCGGGAGCGTCAGCTCAATGTGCCGCGCTCGGCGGCGTACGTCGCGCTGCAACCGCAGGCGGAGCGGCCGTGGCAGTCGGCATCGCTGTCGCTACCCAACGGAATAGCCTACCTCGATCTCAATCGCCTCACCGATCAAACGGTAGACGCCGAGCTGCAGAAGCATCGCAGCGCGCGCGCGTGGGTGCTTGATTTGCGTGGCTCGCTGTCAGATAGCGGCGTCGTGGGAGCCACCGTGTTGCGTACGGTCCGTGCGCGGGCGGTGGCGGTGGTGGCACGTGAGTTGCACCGCTACCAGTCGGCGCCGTGTCTGGTGGAAACGTTGCGCGATGCCGCGCAGCAGTGTCCCGATGAGCGTGAGGTGCGCTCACGTGTGTCGCGAGGGGATACCACCGGTCGCTACACCGGCCGTTTGGTGGCATTGGTTGATGAGCGGACGAGTGGGGCCATGGAACGGCTGGCGCTCACGCTGGAAGCCACCACCGACGTCACGTTCGTGGGCAGCACATCGGCCGGCTCACCGGCCGAAGCCGTGAGTATTCCGTTGCCGGGTGGATTGACGGTCACGGTGCCGGCTGCCGAGCTGCGGCGCAGCGATGGCTCGCAGTGGCAGCGGGTGGGGCTCACCCCACTCATTGACGCGCGCCTCACGCTGCGCAGCTATCGCAACGGTACCGACGAAGTGTTGCAGCGCGCGCAGGAGTGGCTGGCGCAGCAGTTGGATGGGCGCGCGTCACGTCGGCGCTAA